A single Triticum dicoccoides isolate Atlit2015 ecotype Zavitan chromosome 2A, WEW_v2.0, whole genome shotgun sequence DNA region contains:
- the LOC119355893 gene encoding beta-fructofuranosidase 1-like: MIPAVPAIVDGGFHAAQSAKAPLLPETNLKGGRPPARQKRPSTVLPAIAWTVLLLALAGLVVYRQRHGDGQAAAPGDQVAAAGRAVEVAASRGVVQGVSEKSTAPALLGGGAYDWTNAMLAWQRTAFHFQPQKNWMNDPNGPLYYKGWYHLFYQWNPDGAVWGNITWGHAVSRDLVHWLHLPLAMVPDHWYDINGVWTGSATQLPDGRIVMLYTGSTEDGVQVQLLAEPADPSDPLLRRWAKSEANPVVVPPPGVGLTDFRDPTTAWLNPADKAWRITIGSKNQEHAGLALVYRTEDFVHYDLLPTLLHVVQGTGMWECVDFYPVSADPAAGVGLDTSAAPGPGVKHVLKTSLDDDRNDYYGIGTYDPATDRWAPDDAAIDVGIGLRYDYGKFYASKTFYDPVGRRRVLWGWIGESDSERADVLKGWASLQSFPRTVLLDTKTGSNLLQWPVVEVENLRMRGKRFDGLDLQPGSVVPLDVGRATQLDIEAVFQVQAGTAAGAEAPYNCSASAGAAGRGLLGPFGLLVLADDGLSEQTAVYFYLVRGADGKLSTHFCQDAFRSSKANDLVKAVYGSSVPVLDGEDLSVRILVDHSIVESFAQGGRTCITSRVYPTKAIYDSARVFFFNNATNVNVTAKSIKIWELNSAYIRPYPYSS; the protein is encoded by the exons ATGATCCCGGCCGTCCCGGCGATCGTGGACGGCGGCTTCCACGCCGCCCAGAGCGCGAAAGCGCCGCTGCTTCCGGAGACCAACCTCAAGGGTGGCCGTCCTCCGGCACGGCAGAAGCGCCCGTCGACCGTTCTCCCGGCCATCGCGTGGACCGTGCTCCTTCTCGCGCTCGCCGGGCTCGTTGTCTACAGACAACGGCATGGCGACGGCCAGGCCGCCGCGCCGGGAGACCAGGTCGCGGCAGCGGGCCGCGCCGTGGAGGTGGCCGCCTCCCGCGGCGTCGTGCAGGGCGTGTCGGAGAAGTCCACCGCCCCGGCGCTCCTCGGCGGCGGCGCCTACGACTGGACCAACGCGATGCTGGCGTGGCAGCGCACGGCGTTCCATTTCCAGCCCCAGAAGAATTGGATGAACG ATCCCAACG GTCCACTGTATTACAAGGGATGGTATCACCTCTTCTACCAGTGGAACCCGGACGGGGCGGTGTGGGGGAACATCACGTGGGGCCACGCCGTGTCGCGCGACCTCGTCCACTGGCTCCACCTGCCGCTGGCCATGGTGCCCGACCACTGGTACGACATCAATGGCGTCTGGACCGGCTCGGCGACGCAGCTCCCCGACGGCCGGATCGTCATGCTCTACACCGGCTCCACGGAGGACGGCGTGCAGGTGCAGCTCCTGGCCGAGCCGGCGGACCCGTCCGACCCGCTGCTGCGGCGCTGGGCCAAGTCGGAGGCGAACCCCGTGGTGGTGCCGCCGCCGGGCGTCGGGCTGACGGACTTCCGCGACCCGACGACGGCGTGGCTCAACCCGGCCGACAAGGCCTGGCGGATCACCATCGGGTCCAAGAACCAGGAGCACGCCGGGCTGGCGCTGGTGTACAGGACGGAGGACTTCGTGCACTACGACCTGCTGCCCACGCTGCTGCACGTCGTGCAGGGCACCGGGATGTGGGAGTGCGTGGACTTCTACCCGGTGTCCGCCGACCCGGCCGCCGGCGTGGGGCTCGACACCTCCGCCGCGCCGGGGCCCGGGGTGAAGCACGTGCTCAAGACCAGCCTCGACGACGACCGGAACGACTACTACGGCATCGGCACCTACGACCCCGCGACCGACCGGTGGGCGCCGGACGACGCGGCGATCGACGTCGGGATCGGGCTCCGGTACGACTACGGCAAGTTCTACGCGTCCAAGACGTTCTACGACCCCGTGGGGCGGCGGCGCGTGCTGTGGGGGTGGATCGGCGAGTCCGACAGCGAGCGCGCCGACGTGCTCAAGGGCTGGGCGTCCCTCCAG TCATTTCCGAGGACGGTTCTCCTGGACACCAAGACGGGCAGCAACTTGCTGCAGTGGCCGGTGGTGGAGGTGGAGAACCTGCGCATGCGCGGCAAGCGCTTCGACGGCCTCGACCTGCAGCCCGGCTCCGTCGTGCCCCTGGACGTCGGCAGAGCAACACAG TTGGACATCGAGGCGGTCTTCCAGGTGCAGGCGGGCACGGCGGCGGGGGCGGAGGCGCCGTACAACTGCAGCGCGAGCGCCGGCGCGGCGGGGCGGGGCTTGCTCGGCCCGTTCGGGCTGCTCGTGCTGGCCGACGACGGCCTGTCGGAGCAGACCGCCGTCTACTTCTACCTGGTCAGGGGCGCGGACGGGAAGCTCAGCACCCACTTCTGCCAAGACGCCTTCAG GTCATCGAAGGCGAACGATCTTGTCAAGGCCGTTTACGGCAGCTCCGTCCCTGTGCTCGACGGAGAAGATCTGTCGGTGAGAATACTG GTCGATCATTCCATCGTGGAGAGCTTTGCTCAGGGCGGGAGGACATGCATCACATCGCGCGTGTACCCTACGAAGGCAATCTACGACTCTGCCAGAGTTTTCTTCTTCAACAACGCTACAAATGTTAACGTCACCGCAAAATCGATCAAGATCTGGGAGCTGAATTCGGCCTACATCCGTCCATATCCATATTCATCATAA